One Erythrobacter aureus DNA segment encodes these proteins:
- a CDS encoding nitrate reductase subunit alpha, with amino-acid sequence MSYILDRLTFFRNAKQDFADGHGVTTTQSRAWEDGYRKRWQHDKVVRSTHGVNCTGSCSWKIYVKNGIITWETQQTDYPRTRPGLPNHEPRGCPRGASYSWYLYSAQRLKYPMVRSRLLKLWREARAVRTPVGAWASIVEDPVKRKSYTAIRGHGGFVRSTWDEVNEIIASANAYTARTYGPDRVIGFSPIPAMSMVSYAAGSRYLSLLGGTCMSFYDWYCDLPPSSPQTWGEQTDVPESADWYNAGFLMMWGSNVPQTRTPDAHFMTEARYRGTKVAVVSPDYAEATKFGDIWLNPKQGTDAALALAMGHVILREFHLDRQADYFEDYCRKYSDMPMLVRLVRQGDGYVPERLLRASDFDNSLGEENNPEWKTVAIDDATGKPVVPLGSAGFRWGEKGKWNLEEKTGEGADVQLRLSAIMDDQHDLVVPVDFPYFGNREHDHFEGTDHASVLPRNVPVREIELADGKTLVASVFDLFCANYGLDRGLGGENVASDYSENEPYTPAWAEKITGVPAEQIVTVAREFASNAEKTKGKSMVILGAGLNHWYHMDMNYRGIINLLVMCGCVGQSGGGWSHYVGQEKLRPQTGWLPLAFGLDWGRPPRQMNSTSFFYAHTDQWRYETLDVEDILSPTAPEGEWDASLIDYNARAERMGWLPSAPQLKTNPLEVAKAARAAGMEPKDYVTDRLKSGDLEMSCFDPDDPANWPRNMFVWRSNLLGSSGKGHEYFLKHLLGTAHGVQGKDLGETGRSKPKEVRWHDEAPQGKLDLLVTLDFRMSTTCVYSDIVLPTASWYEKDDLNTSDMHPFIHPLTAAVDPVWESRSDWDIYRGIAKKFSEVAPEVLGVEEDVVLVPIQHDSPNEIAQPFGVADWGQGQAEPVPGTTMANVAVVERDYPNLYKRFTSLGPLMEKLGNGGKGIGWNTDHEVELLRKLNGTVSEEGPTQGLARIDSAVDACEVILSLAPETNGEVAVKAWEALSQNTGRDHRHLALPKEEEKIRFRDVVAQPRKIISSPTWSGLESEHVCYNAGYTNVHELIPWRTLTGRQQLYQDHLWMRAFGEGFCVYRPPIDTRAINPVIHETKDEKHVVLNFITPHQKWGIHSTYTDNLLMLTLSRGGPIVWLSEVDAAKAGLVDNDWVEVFNSNGALVARTVVSQRMKEGTLFMYHAQEKIVNVPGSPLTGQRGGIHNSVTRAILKPTHMIGGYVQLAYGFNYYGTVGSNRDEYVVVRKLSKVDWLEDALPEGENAA; translated from the coding sequence ATGAGCTATATTCTCGACCGCCTGACCTTCTTCCGCAACGCGAAGCAGGACTTTGCCGACGGGCACGGCGTTACCACCACCCAGTCGCGTGCGTGGGAAGACGGCTATCGCAAACGCTGGCAGCACGACAAGGTCGTGCGCTCCACCCACGGGGTGAACTGCACCGGATCGTGCAGCTGGAAGATCTACGTCAAGAACGGGATCATCACCTGGGAAACGCAGCAGACGGACTATCCGCGCACCCGCCCGGGCCTCCCCAATCACGAACCGCGCGGCTGCCCGCGTGGGGCGAGCTATAGCTGGTATCTCTACTCCGCCCAACGGCTGAAATATCCGATGGTCCGCTCGCGGCTGCTGAAGCTGTGGCGCGAGGCGAGGGCGGTGCGCACGCCGGTCGGCGCCTGGGCCTCGATTGTGGAGGATCCGGTAAAGCGCAAAAGCTATACCGCGATCCGCGGTCATGGCGGCTTCGTTCGTTCGACCTGGGACGAGGTGAACGAAATCATCGCTTCGGCCAATGCCTATACCGCCAGGACCTATGGCCCCGACCGGGTGATCGGCTTCAGCCCGATCCCGGCCATGTCGATGGTCTCCTATGCGGCCGGTTCGCGTTACCTCTCGCTGCTCGGCGGCACCTGCATGTCGTTCTACGACTGGTATTGCGACTTGCCGCCCTCCAGCCCGCAGACCTGGGGCGAGCAGACCGACGTTCCCGAAAGCGCCGACTGGTACAATGCCGGCTTCCTGATGATGTGGGGCTCCAACGTGCCTCAGACACGCACCCCCGACGCGCATTTCATGACCGAGGCGCGTTATCGCGGGACCAAGGTCGCCGTGGTCAGCCCGGACTATGCGGAGGCGACCAAGTTCGGCGACATCTGGCTCAACCCCAAGCAGGGCACCGATGCGGCGCTGGCGCTGGCGATGGGCCATGTGATCCTGCGCGAATTCCATCTCGACCGGCAGGCCGATTATTTCGAGGATTACTGCCGCAAATATTCCGACATGCCGATGCTGGTGCGGCTGGTGCGGCAGGGCGATGGCTACGTGCCGGAGCGCCTGCTGCGCGCCAGCGACTTCGACAACTCGCTGGGCGAAGAAAACAATCCCGAATGGAAGACTGTCGCGATCGACGATGCGACGGGCAAGCCGGTGGTGCCGCTGGGCTCTGCCGGCTTCCGCTGGGGCGAAAAGGGCAAGTGGAACCTCGAGGAGAAAACCGGCGAGGGTGCGGATGTCCAATTGCGCCTGTCGGCGATCATGGACGATCAGCACGACCTGGTCGTCCCGGTAGACTTTCCCTATTTCGGCAATCGCGAGCACGACCATTTCGAAGGCACCGATCATGCCAGCGTCCTGCCCCGCAATGTCCCCGTTCGCGAGATCGAGCTCGCCGACGGTAAGACGTTGGTGGCAAGCGTCTTCGACCTGTTCTGCGCCAATTACGGTCTCGATCGCGGCCTTGGCGGGGAAAACGTGGCCAGCGATTATTCCGAAAACGAGCCATACACGCCCGCCTGGGCCGAAAAGATTACCGGTGTTCCGGCAGAGCAAATCGTCACCGTGGCGCGTGAATTTGCGTCCAATGCCGAAAAGACCAAAGGCAAATCGATGGTCATCCTTGGGGCCGGTCTCAACCACTGGTACCACATGGACATGAATTATCGCGGCATCATCAACCTGTTGGTGATGTGCGGTTGTGTGGGCCAGTCGGGTGGCGGTTGGTCGCACTATGTCGGGCAGGAGAAGTTGCGCCCGCAGACCGGCTGGCTGCCGCTCGCTTTCGGTCTCGACTGGGGCCGTCCGCCACGCCAGATGAATTCGACCAGCTTCTTCTACGCGCATACCGACCAGTGGCGCTACGAGACGCTGGATGTGGAGGACATCCTTTCGCCCACAGCGCCAGAGGGCGAATGGGATGCGAGCCTGATCGACTACAACGCCCGCGCCGAACGCATGGGCTGGCTGCCATCCGCGCCGCAGCTCAAGACCAACCCGCTGGAAGTTGCCAAGGCCGCCCGCGCCGCGGGGATGGAGCCGAAGGATTACGTGACCGACAGGCTCAAATCGGGCGATCTGGAAATGTCCTGCTTCGATCCGGACGATCCGGCCAACTGGCCGCGCAACATGTTCGTCTGGCGTTCGAACCTGCTCGGCTCCTCGGGCAAGGGGCACGAATATTTCCTCAAACACCTGCTCGGCACGGCGCATGGCGTGCAGGGCAAGGATCTGGGCGAAACGGGCCGCAGCAAACCGAAGGAGGTGCGCTGGCATGACGAGGCGCCGCAGGGCAAGCTCGACCTGCTGGTCACGCTCGACTTCCGCATGTCGACCACCTGCGTCTATTCCGACATCGTCCTGCCGACCGCGAGCTGGTACGAGAAGGACGATCTCAACACCTCGGACATGCACCCCTTCATCCATCCGCTGACCGCGGCGGTCGACCCGGTGTGGGAATCGCGCAGCGACTGGGACATCTACCGCGGCATCGCAAAGAAATTCTCGGAGGTCGCTCCGGAAGTTCTGGGTGTGGAAGAGGACGTGGTCCTCGTGCCGATCCAGCATGACAGCCCGAACGAGATCGCCCAGCCCTTCGGAGTTGCGGACTGGGGCCAGGGACAGGCCGAGCCTGTCCCTGGTACAACCATGGCCAATGTCGCGGTGGTGGAACGGGATTATCCTAATCTATACAAACGCTTCACCTCGCTCGGCCCGCTGATGGAAAAGCTCGGCAATGGCGGCAAGGGGATCGGCTGGAACACCGATCACGAGGTCGAACTGCTGCGCAAGCTCAACGGTACGGTAAGCGAAGAGGGGCCGACCCAGGGCCTCGCCCGGATCGACAGCGCGGTGGACGCCTGTGAGGTGATCCTGAGCCTTGCGCCCGAAACCAATGGCGAAGTCGCGGTCAAGGCGTGGGAGGCGCTGTCGCAGAACACCGGGCGCGATCACCGGCATCTGGCCCTGCCCAAGGAAGAGGAGAAGATCCGCTTCCGCGACGTGGTGGCGCAGCCGCGCAAGATCATCTCCTCGCCCACCTGGTCGGGGCTGGAGAGCGAGCATGTCTGCTACAATGCCGGCTATACCAACGTCCACGAACTGATCCCCTGGCGAACGCTGACCGGGCGTCAGCAGCTCTATCAGGACCACCTGTGGATGCGCGCCTTCGGCGAGGGGTTCTGCGTCTATCGCCCGCCGATCGACACCCGCGCGATCAATCCGGTGATCCACGAGACGAAGGACGAGAAACATGTCGTCCTCAACTTCATCACCCCGCACCAGAAATGGGGCATCCATTCGACCTACACCGACAATCTGCTGATGCTGACGCTGTCGCGCGGCGGACCGATTGTCTGGCTGTCCGAAGTGGACGCCGCCAAGGCGGGCTTGGTCGATAATGACTGGGTGGAAGTGTTCAATTCCAACGGTGCGCTGGTCGCGCGCACGGTTGTCTCGCAGCGCATGAAGGAAGGCACGCTCTTCATGTATCACGCGCAGGAGAAGATCGTGAACGTGCCGGGATCGCCGCTCACCGGACAGCGCGGGGGCATCCATAACAGTGTCACCCGTGCGATCCTCAAACCCACCCATATGATCGGCGGCTACGTCCAGCTCGCCTACGGCTTCAACTATTACGGAACAGTCGGGTCGAACCGCGACGAATATGTCGTGGTACGCAAGCTGTCTAAGGTCGACTGGCTCGAAGATGCCCTTCCTGAAGGGGAGAATGCAGCATGA
- the narH gene encoding nitrate reductase subunit beta, translated as MKIRAQIGKVLNLDKCIGCHTCSVTCKNVWTSREGMEYAWFNNVETKPGIGYPKDWENQDRWNGGWVRTPSGSIRPKMGGKWRVLANIFANPDLPEIDDYYEPFTYDYAHLQQSGESKAFPTARPRSLVSGERMEKIEWGPNWEEILGGEFAKRSKDYNFEGVQKEIYGQFENTFMMYLPRLCEHCLNPTCVAACPSGAIYKREEDGIVLIDQESCRGWRMCVSGCPYKKIYYNWKTGKSEKCIFCYPRIEAGQPTVCSETCVGRIRYLGVMLYDADRIEEAASAENVEDLYQAQLDIFLDPNDPAVIEQARRDGVPDNWLEAARHSPIWKMAMEWKVAFPLHPEYRTLPMVWYVPPLSPISAAAEAGDIATNNGMPDIRSLRIPLKYLANLLSAGDEEPIADCLERMIAMRSYMRAKTVEGVTDESIAEAVGLTGLQIEEMYKVMALADYEDRFVIPSGHREDAEDMYDERGACGFSFGNGCSGGSTQANLFGTNPRKKLQTPTEVF; from the coding sequence ATGAAAATCCGCGCACAAATCGGCAAGGTCCTGAACCTCGACAAATGTATCGGCTGCCATACCTGCTCTGTAACGTGCAAGAACGTGTGGACCAGCCGCGAAGGCATGGAATACGCCTGGTTCAACAATGTCGAGACCAAGCCGGGCATCGGTTATCCCAAGGATTGGGAAAACCAGGACCGCTGGAATGGCGGCTGGGTCCGTACCCCCTCGGGCTCGATCCGCCCGAAGATGGGCGGCAAGTGGCGGGTGCTGGCGAATATCTTCGCCAATCCCGACCTGCCCGAGATCGACGATTACTACGAACCCTTCACCTATGATTACGCCCATCTGCAACAGTCGGGCGAAAGCAAGGCCTTCCCCACTGCGCGCCCGCGTTCGCTCGTTTCGGGCGAGCGGATGGAAAAGATCGAATGGGGGCCGAACTGGGAGGAAATCCTCGGCGGCGAGTTCGCCAAACGGTCGAAGGATTACAATTTCGAAGGTGTCCAGAAAGAGATTTACGGCCAGTTCGAAAACACCTTCATGATGTATCTGCCGCGATTGTGCGAACACTGCCTCAACCCGACCTGCGTCGCGGCGTGCCCTTCGGGTGCGATCTACAAGCGGGAAGAAGACGGCATCGTCCTGATCGATCAGGAATCCTGCCGTGGTTGGCGCATGTGCGTCTCAGGCTGCCCGTACAAAAAGATCTACTACAATTGGAAAACCGGGAAGAGCGAGAAGTGCATCTTCTGCTATCCGCGCATAGAAGCCGGCCAGCCGACCGTGTGCAGCGAAACCTGCGTCGGGCGCATCCGCTATCTCGGCGTGATGCTCTATGATGCCGACCGGATCGAAGAGGCGGCGAGCGCGGAGAATGTCGAGGACCTCTATCAGGCCCAGCTCGACATTTTCCTCGACCCCAATGATCCTGCGGTGATCGAGCAGGCGCGCCGCGATGGCGTGCCCGACAACTGGCTGGAGGCCGCGCGCCATTCGCCGATCTGGAAGATGGCGATGGAATGGAAGGTCGCCTTCCCGCTGCACCCCGAATACCGCACCCTGCCAATGGTCTGGTATGTCCCGCCGCTCTCGCCGATCAGCGCGGCGGCGGAGGCCGGGGATATCGCCACCAACAATGGCATGCCCGACATTCGCAGTTTGCGCATTCCGCTCAAATATCTCGCCAACCTGCTGTCCGCTGGCGACGAAGAACCGATCGCCGACTGCCTTGAGCGCATGATCGCCATGCGCAGCTATATGCGTGCCAAGACTGTCGAGGGGGTGACCGATGAAAGCATTGCCGAAGCAGTCGGCCTCACCGGCCTACAGATCGAGGAAATGTACAAGGTCATGGCGCTGGCCGACTACGAGGACCGCTTTGTTATCCCCTCCGGCCACCGCGAGGATGCCGAGGACATGTATGACGAGCGCGGGGCCTGCGGCTTCTCCTTCGGCAATGGCTGCTCGGGTGGCAGCACGCAGGCCAATCTGTTCGGCACGAACCCGCGCAAGAAACTCCAAACTCCTACGGAGGTGTTCTGA
- the narJ gene encoding nitrate reductase molybdenum cofactor assembly chaperone, with protein MRNLHLLSLLLQYPTLELTGAMDELRERLAADPAMPTDTVQRLAPLLDRLTTQDIYAAQETYVELFDRGRALSLHLFEHVHGESRDRGQAMVDLRERYVAAGLDPVANELPDYLPLFLDYCSILPEEAAREALAEPGIVLVALAARLADRESDYAPVFAVLCDIAGVEMDEEAANSLPPPEDPETLSELDAQWEEEEVRFTNELPDPNAACPQASAMMRRILEPEGDAAEMRN; from the coding sequence ATGCGTAATCTGCATTTGCTTTCGCTGCTGCTGCAATATCCGACGCTCGAACTGACCGGCGCGATGGATGAATTGCGCGAGCGGCTCGCCGCCGACCCCGCAATGCCGACAGATACCGTCCAGCGCCTCGCTCCGCTGCTCGACCGGCTGACCACGCAGGATATCTACGCGGCGCAGGAAACCTATGTCGAATTGTTCGACCGAGGCCGGGCGCTGAGCCTGCACCTGTTCGAGCACGTTCATGGCGAAAGCCGTGACCGGGGCCAGGCCATGGTCGATCTGCGTGAACGCTATGTCGCGGCAGGGCTCGACCCGGTGGCAAACGAACTGCCCGACTACCTCCCGCTGTTCCTCGACTATTGTTCGATCCTGCCCGAAGAAGCCGCGCGCGAGGCACTTGCCGAACCGGGCATCGTGCTGGTGGCGCTGGCCGCGCGGCTGGCCGATCGCGAATCCGACTATGCGCCCGTCTTCGCGGTGCTGTGCGACATTGCCGGTGTCGAGATGGACGAAGAGGCAGCCAATTCACTGCCGCCGCCGGAGGACCCCGAGACGCTGTCCGAGCTGGATGCGCAATGGGAAGAGGAGGAAGTCCGCTTCACCAATGAACTTCCCGACCCCAATGCCGCCTGCCCGCAGGCGAGCGCGATGATGCGCCGCATTCTCGAGCCCGAGGGCGATGCTGCCGAGATGAGGAACTGA